The following is a genomic window from Salvelinus fontinalis isolate EN_2023a chromosome 11, ASM2944872v1, whole genome shotgun sequence.
gcttgtgtttcttggcccaagcaagtctcttcttattattggtgtccgtagtggtttctttgcagcaattcgatcatgaaggcctgattcacgcagcctcctctgaacagttgatgttgagatgtatctgttgaactctgaagcatttatttgggctgcaatttctgaagctaataactctaatgaacttatcctctgccgcAGAGGTAACtcagggtcttcctttcctgcggcggtcctcatgagagacagtttcatcatagcgcttgatggtttttgcgactgcacttgaattttccatattgactgaccttcctgtcttaaagtaatgatggactgtcatttctctttgcttatatgagctgctcttgccataatatagacttggtcttttaccaaatagggctatcttctgtatactaccactaccttgtcacaacacaactgattggctcaaatgcattaaggaaagaaattccacaaatgaatttttaacaagacacacctggtaattgaaatgaattccaggtgactacctcatgaagctggttgagagaatgccaagagtgtgcaaagctgtcatcaaggcacagggcggctactttgaagatacttaaatataaatatttgtttaacacttttttggttactacatgattccacgtgttatttcttagttttgatgtcttcaccactgttctacaaagtagaaaatagtacaaataaagaaaaaccatggaatgagttggtgtgtccaaacttttgactggtactgtatatctatctCTGATAAGAGGTGATGCAATGGTTTTCATGTATTATACTGCTATGTCAGTGAGATAGAAATGGTTGGACAGTGGATTAACAGTGGGGTTTGGGGTTTACCTGGCTCCCACAGCTATATCCCCGTTGGGCAGGATACAGCAGCACCACACTGACTGGGCTGGGAGACGGATGGTCTGTTGGCACTCGCCCTGCTTCCATATCCTCAAGGTCCGGTCCTCTCCTGTGCTCACAAAATCTGAGGGGAGGAGAGCACCAACAGATTGTCTTGAAAAATGTCTGACGGAAACTTCAACAAAGTAAATGTGCAGAGGCAATATCGTGTGTACAGGAGTTATCTTTTCTACTATGAAAACATAATGGTGCCGGGGGAGATGGCTGCCATTTACGGGCTCTCAACcaattgtgttattgtgtgtgttcttttgcgtcatttgtaacttattttgtacataatgtttctgccaccgtctcttatgacatCCCTGTCATtcacatgagaaagagatggagatatcggggacgtaggttggggtgccttgtaaggatctgaCGGCGAGTGTGTAatctgcctctaccatcagtcctattagccaacgtacaatcattggataacaaaatagccgaactacgatcacgaatatcctgccaacgggacattaaaaactgtaatatcttgtttcatcaagtcgtggctgaatgacaacatggaTAAAATACAGCTGGCGGGACTctacctgaggtagagtatctcatgataagttgTAGACCACACCATTTACCAAAAGAGTGCTGGCACTAAatctgcactcaatgagctgtataaggccataagcaaacaggaaaacgctcatccagaggcggcactcctagtggccgtggactttaatgcagggaaacttaaatcctttTTACCTAATTTTTATCAGCATATTAAAATGTGCAATCTGAGGAAAAAAATGACCTCAGATcaccttcactccacacacagagacgcatacaaagctcacCCTAgacttccatttggcaaatctacccataattctatcctcccaattcctgcttacaagcaaaaaccacCAGTGCCTCGgccaataaagaagtggtcagatggtgcagatgctaagctacaggactattttgctggcacagactggaatatgttccaggattcttccgttGGCAGTACACCACatgagtcactggcttcatcaataagtgcatcgatgacatcgtccccacagtacataccccaaccagaagccatggattacaggcaacatccacactgagctaaagggtagagctgccgctttcaaggagcggaactctaacccggacgcttataagaaatcccaatatgccctcagatgaaccatcaaacaggcaaagcgtcaatacaggactaagattgaatcgtactacaccggctcagacgctcgtcggatgtggcagggcttgcaaactattacagactacaaagcacagccgcgagctgcccagtgacacgagcctaccagacgagctaaattacttctatgctcgcttcgaggcaagcaacactgaagcatgcatgagagcatcagctgttccggatgactgtgtgatcacgctctctgtagccaatgtgaataagacctttaaacagtccAACATTCaccaggccgcagggccagacgaatcactaggacgtgtactctgagcatccGTTGaacaactagcaagtgtcttcactgacattttcaacctgtccctgactaagtctgtaataccaacatgtttcaagcagaccaccatagtccctgtgcccaagaacactttGATAACCTGCCTGAATGACTACCgacacgtagcactcacgtctgtagccatgaagtgctttgaaaagctggtcatggctcacatcaacaccattatcccagaaactctagacccattACAATTTGCATATcgacccaacagatccacagatgatgcaatctctattgcactccacactgccctttccccccTGGACAAAAaaaacacctacgtgagaatgctattcattgactacagctcagcgttcaacaccatagtgccctcaatgttcatcactaagctaaggaccctgggactcaacacctccctctgcaactggatcctggactttctgacgggccgcccccaggtggtaagggtaggtaacaacacaccccTTAAGAAAAAAAACCACATCtgcaacgctgatcctcaacacgggggcccctcaggggtacgtgctcagcccccctcctgtactccctgttcacccatgaccgcatggccaggcacgtatccaacaccatcatcatgtTTACCGACGACACAACACCGAGAACGATGAGACAGTCTAccgggaggaggtcagagacctggccatgtggtgccaggataacaacctctccatcaacgtgatcaagacaatggagatgattgtggactacaggaaaaggaggaccgagcaggcccccattctcatcgacagggctgtagtggagcaggttgagagcttcaagttccttgttgtccacatcaccaacaaactatcatggtcaaaacacaccaagacagtcgtgaagagggcatgacaaagcctattccccctcaggagactgaaaagatttggaatgggtcctcagatcctcaaaaagttctacagccaCACCATCGAGTGCATCCTgatcggttgcatcactgcctggtatggcaactgctcagcctctgacagcaaggcactacagagggtagtgcgtacggccaagtacatcaccggggccaagcttcctgccatccaggacctctatacccgacggtgtcagaggaaggccctaccaATTGTCAAAGATCccaaccaccctagtcatactgttctctctgctactgtacGGCAAGCGGCACTGGATCGCCAAGtccaggtccaaaaggcttcttaacaacttctacccccaagccataagactcccgaacagctaatcaaatggctacccagactatttgcattacacccccccccccccccccccccctcttttacactgctgctactctctggttattatctatgcatagtcactttaactctacctacatgactaaccggttcccccgcacatagactctgtaccggtaccccctgtatatagcctcgctactgttattttactgctgctctttaattgtttttaacttatctattttttacttaacacttacttttcataaaactgcattgttgggtaagggcttgtaagtaagcatttcactgtaaggttgtattcgccgcatgtgacaaataaaatttgaagcACAAACAGACTGTCACACTTTCCTCGGGCATATGGGTTCTACAAACAGACTGTCACACTTTCCTAGGGCATAGTGGTTCCACAAACAGACTGTCACACTTTCCTAGGGCATAGTGGTTCTACAAACAGGGCACAGGTAGATTGTCTGGTATCAGTCGTCCATACTGTACCTTGTCCGTTGGGGAAGATGGCCAGGCTGTAGATGTAGTTGGTATGGCTGTAGTATACCTGTACACATTCCCCAGTCACCAGCCATCTCCTGATACTGGCGTCGTTGCTGCAGGAGAAGAACTCCAGGTCGCTGACCACCGCTAGCCCTCTGACACAGTCCTCGTGACCTGGGACAGACGAACGCATTCAGTGATGTCTGGCCTCAGTACTGCCACAATATTTATGGAGGGAACGGTGGTTTGTGGGTGCATTAATCTCTCACCTGTAAATGTCTTCTCACAACGCCCAGCCTTCCACAGCTTGATGGTCTTGTCAGCTGATCCTGACAGCATGAGGCCTTGTTCAGGTAATATGACCACTGCCCACACTGCTGCTGTGTGCCCCTGGAATACAAAAGAGCACATCTAGCCATATTCACtcacctgggttgtgttcagtacaGAGAAAAAGTTTGAAAAACGTTTTTGCTAAATTGAGCCCTACTGAACATGTCTCATACACTTTACCTGTAAGGTCATCATGCACTTCTCGTTGAGCCAGACTTTTGCTGTGGTGTCCCATGAGCCACTCAGTAGGGTTCCAAACTTTCCAGAGGACAGAGTGCACACTGTGGACATACATATCATGGATAGTTTCTAGCTATTCACAACGAAAGTGTCATCAGACCAAGTTGGTATTTGAAGTAAAGTAATCACGTTCAATTAGGTGTTGCACAATAATGCATCAACTGTTTATCAACTCTACCTGTATTTTTGTGTCCCTTGAGGGTGAACAATGGTTGTGGTTGGTCCAGTGTGAAAACACATATGTTGTGGTCATTTCCACCAGTGGCTATGAGTCCCCGAGGATATGTGTCACTTGGAGCGATGATGCATACACAGGATACAAAATTTTGATGACCTGTCATGCAATGCATTTCTGTGAACCCCCTGTCTGGGCTGAAGAGAGACAAAACATGTAATATGAAATGAAATTGTATTACATTTAAAACGCAGAACAGGGCGGTGTCAAATTCTGAACAGGCTCTGGCTATTTCTAATgattaactaacgttagctatagaaAAGCGTTGCTAACTATAAAGGAAACGTtaataacgttagctaactagctaactaacaatAGCCATAAGGTCGAGCGATAAATCTCGTCCTTCAAGTTTTAGAAACCTTGTGTCACCTACAGTTGGCGTGTTATGAATGGGGACTATCCGATGTGGAAAAAACACCGCATAATACTTGCTGAGAGAATGACAACGCTAATTTTGCTAGCTAGCGTCGTTGCAATAGCAGCGACTTGTTGGTTTGCCTTTACATAATGCTTATGGTGAATTGAGAGAGGCATCGATGCGTGTGGCTAGGGTTCCTAACTGATTATCTTTACGACATTAAAATGGTGAGAACCACATTATTGTCTGTTGAGCTAAGCTAGCTCGCGGTACCTTGAGTTTGGTACCCAGACTCGTCCGGTTCGGTCTCGGGAAACAGACACAAAGGCTCCGTCAGGGAAAAAAGCAGCTGAAAGACCTCGCACATCCATTTCATGACCAGGTATAGAGCAGCTTAGTTTATATGAGTTAGGTGATGCCATTTTATCCCCAATATCACAATTAAATTTCTGAGCTGAGAAGTGACGTTTCTTGACAACAAGAAGCGGCCGGCAAGTACGGCGGAAGTAGCAATGCGAAACGAACCTTGACCTCAGATTGCATGAGGGGTCAATTACATTTAGCTTttgaaattatatatattttttgcttttGACGTTTGAATATAATTTTTACGAATTGAAATAACACTGCCAGAATAATGTTTTGTGGTCTGGCAAAAAATAAATCTCAAAAAAAGTTCGAACGCAAGTCCAATAGGTGGCAGCAGAACTCATATTTTTGACGGCATATCATTCATCACAGTGTTGCTGCACCTCCACGGAAGTATGTGTGTGCTCAGGGTAAAAGAGCGATTGTAAGTGGGTATCCCTCTGAAGTTTAGCAATACACATCCCCAGCTTGATAGGTATGTGGAGTAACTAAAGTAATGTGATATCTGCATTTTGATCGGTTACTGCTATGCTAACTAGTTATCACCAGGTCTAACGTTAGTTATTTACAAATCAAGTTAAATTTCTAGGAAGACCAAGCCCAGCTAGCTAGCGCGTTAGCTACATGTCagaatagctagctagcaaggtaCAGTAGATAGGCCAACATGTTTAATGTTTCTATATTCTAGTATCTACCTGTATGCTTGGCATGATCTACTTACAGAAAATATGTAGCTGGCTACTAAAGTGTCAGTATGTAAGGTACAATCAGATTGTTTAACCTGTGTAGTTGTGGGTGTGTGTATCTAAGGAGACGTGTTGTGGGGGGTGTACCCTATCTTAATAACTCCTGTACACACCTCAGATAAAAGTCAGAAGAAGTGTATGAGAAAGTGAGATAAAATTGACTGTAAACTCAATGGTTATTGAGAACAGTCTTAACAGGTGCAACCTAACCTATTGATTAACTCTGATCATAAGCTCTAATTTAGCTATCTTTTTCCCCAGGGAGGTTATGACACATTGTCCATCTGTGTCCCAAAGTGACAGGAGCCATGAAGCTTCGGCTGCACTTTGTGATGGACCCCATGGGCTGGTTCTGCACCAGTATGGTTTTCGCCATCTGGCTCTACAACTCCTTCTTCGTCCCCAAGTTGGTGCTACTGCCCCATTTCTATGAGGGGAATATCCCTTGGGCCTTGGTTGTCAGTGAGTATTAATCCCACAGACCAGGTGTTTAGTTCGGTCTGCTTCATCAATGACTTTGACTGCTGTagtcatcctctacctctcctcctagGTTACTACTTAGCATCAGCCCTCTGTATGGCTGCACTTTTTAGAGCTTCTACAGCAGATCCTGGCCGACTCCCACCCGACCCTCACATCCCTCACTCAGGTAATTTGACATTCCACAGCCTCTGTCACAAAtactgatatataatataaactgagtgtacaaaacattaagaacaccttctctgcccatgacacagactggccggatgaaagctatgatcccttattgatgtcctcctcaatcagtgtagatgaaggggaggagacaggttaaagaaggattttaaaggcttgagacaattgagacatggattgtgtgtgtgccattgaaagggtgaatgggcaagacaaattatttaagtgtctttgaacggggtacggtagtaggtgcaaTAACTTTGTCTAGAACTGCAAagctgttgggtttttcacgctgaacagtttcctgtgtgtgtcaagaatggcccaccacccaggacatcTGGGGACGGGgggtaactcaatattaggaaggtgtccgtAATGTTTTCTACACTCGGGATAAGGTCCACTGATTTGAGGTTTGTTGCCTGGGTCATGGCAAAAGTATAGATTTTGACATGGTTACTTTGTTTCAGAGCGAGAGCAGTGGGAAATGTGTACCAAGTGCAACATGAGGAGACCAAAAAGGTCCCACCACTGCAGCCGTTGTGGCCATTGTGTACGTAGAATGGACCACCACTGTCCATGGTAAGACTACAGACACTTCTATCACTCCCGTAGGACATTCAGCTAAACAAGACAGCtcgttctggggggggggggaatttagAATTTTCTGTTGCATTAAAAGAGCTGACGGTGATATTGTCAGGGTGTCTTTCACTGAACCGGCCAAGAGAGGGGGACAACTGCACAGTAGTTAGCGCTACACCTCTTCTCTAGCAGCACCCCCAGGATTGCCACATATTTTAAAAATTGATAGACAGTTTATTGAATGGTTTAGGCCGACATATCTGTTTATCTGCTTGGGaaaatgtgcttgatatttattTGCCTAGCTTGTAACCTAGGCATTTGAGCAGTCCTGTAAAATTCATTTGTATCCCTCTTGTCTCCTGGCAGGATCAATAATTGTGTAGGGGAGGACAACCACTGGCTCTTCTTGCAACTCTGTTTTTATACACAGGTCCTCAGTTTGTTCACCCTGGTTCTAGACTTCTGCCAGTTCTATTACTTCCAGCCCTTGACCACATTGGACCAGGTAAAGTCAAGAATGAAAAGTGAGCGCTTTAACGCTAAACTAGAATGAACATTACTGGACAGCTTGGTTtcatgattttttgttgttgtaatagtaATCACAAGGAAGAATTTTGTCATCAACGATTTGGATGACTTTCTAATTCAATTCAAGATTTTCCATATTTCCTTGGAAAGTGTGTAATCAAGCTCTTACAGATAACTGCCTGCCAGACCCCTAAAACCACTCTCCCTTCTATGCCTTGATGATGAACATTTTAATAGAGATGTACATGTACACATTTGCAGCTAAAAGCTGAATTGCAGCATACATAGGCCTTCGTAggcaaataaacaaaacagatatTTTTTAAGTTACTGGTATTTCAGATTTCATCAAACCTTTTTCACAGTTCAGCAGCATTGAGCAGTCTCACAAAGTAGGGCAGGCATAGGGCTGTAGTAATACGTCAGTGAGAGTAGGGAAGGTCCCATTTGACTGGATCGGGTAGATCTGCAACAGAAATGGCCTCGTCTCAGACAACCATGTGCTGTTTTCCTGGGATTTTGCAAGCTTCTGAGCAAAGAATCTGCAGAGATGAGACTCCAAGGTTTGTAAGCCCAGGTCTTTACATGCAGAGTAGGAGGTGTAGATAGGCAGTATGCTGAATATGTGAAAGGAGTACGGGAGTATGTACATGGTGCTGTGAAGTTGACTTTGGCCTCTTCTGGTTGTACTGTCATAGGAGGCATTCATGGCACGTCATGAGCTCGCCCTGATCCGTGT
Proteins encoded in this region:
- the LOC129865758 gene encoding palmitoyltransferase ZDHHC21-like codes for the protein MKLRLHFVMDPMGWFCTSMVFAIWLYNSFFVPKLVLLPHFYEGNIPWALVVSYYLASALCMAALFRASTADPGRLPPDPHIPHSEREQWEMCTKCNMRRPKRSHHCSRCGHCVRRMDHHCPWINNCVGEDNHWLFLQLCFYTQVLSLFTLVLDFCQFYYFQPLTTLDQEAFMARHELALIRVSAIMGLVMIGGMSSLFYTQMAGILTDTTTIEKMSHFSNEIGGSGGGSKKSWQRTLAEVFGTTWKILWFIPLRSRQPLTFPHHFRSHV